One part of the Oncorhynchus clarkii lewisi isolate Uvic-CL-2024 chromosome 7, UVic_Ocla_1.0, whole genome shotgun sequence genome encodes these proteins:
- the LOC139414300 gene encoding putative beta-lactamase-like 1 isoform X2 yields the protein MHPCQVPAPDAAIEGLTKTKKMKVKWTQLGMVFFLLLSLVMTGCFLWQYQLPKLLPDEGMGGNAKSERMCPRFPEPLPLEHPIPTLKEALEKVDTLLRQSVNPASLPSLSAIVIFNDTVLWTGNFGKRNGSDPLSAPPNEYTIYRIASLSKIFPTLMLYRLWEDGKIASLDDPLEKYVENFTIKNPLGKSRDSELKYVTDGLIFLDSGEVQIRSSSVTLRRMASQLSGLPRRLRATNLLWKGKTQAAVNLLQDDVLVADPGTKCHYSNLAFSLLAHVMAEKVVGMDYQRWINDNILDRLGMEDTGFDITPGIHSQMAVGVYSSGQPAPLYDLGWYRPSGQMFSTAADLAKLAMMLLGAYHRKLLEPDTLKIMLTPLFRCDKDYFANRTGTPWEVNEQLGYEVVRKDGDLDGYSATFSLVPRLKLGLVVLMAGTRPQKQDVLAKAYSHIIPAMERAFRESKKILIPPPNPDPYIGFFTYGNITFYEIKAGADGVLIMQQFGPQIEDLIPERYRTIKLNYLVDRVFRVVFEKEYPCVLRVSTASVSLEAQDGQLFNFYVFDKRGLSPGFDAPGLNTYNVVRIAHRPTFSN from the exons atGAAGGCATGGGAGGCAATGCCAAATCAGAACGAATGTGCCCACGCTTCCCTGAGCCTCTCCCCCTGGAACACCCTATCCCTACCCTGAAAGAGGCACTAGAAAAG GTGGACACACTGCTGCGCCAGAGTGTCAACCCTGCCAGTCTTCCCTCTTTGTCGGCCATTGTGATTTTCAATGACACCGTTCTGTGGACTGGTAACTTTGGCAAGAGGAATGGAAGTGACCCACTCTCAGCTCCACCCAATGAATACACCATCTATAG GATTGCCAGCCTTTCAAAGATCTTCCCAACGCTGATGCTGTACAGGCTGTGGGAGGATGGGAAGATTGCCTCTCTGGATGACCCACTTGAGAAATATGTGGAGAACTTCACCATTAAAAACCCTCTGGGCAAGTCACGGGACTCTGAGCTCAAGTACGTGACAGACGGTCTGATCTTTCTGGACAGTGGAGAGGTTCAGATCCGCTCCTCCTCTGTCACCCTGCGCAGGATGGCCAGCCAGCTCTCAG GTCTACCCAGAAGACTTAGAGCCACTAACCTGCTATGGAAGGGGAAAACACAGGCTGCAGTGAATCTGCTGCAAGACGATGTCCTCGTTGCAGACCCTGGCACCAA ATGCCACTACAGTAACCTAGCCTTCTCCTTATTGGCCCACGTCATGGCTGAGAAGGTGGTGGGCATGGACTACCAGCGCTGGATCAATGATAACATCCTGGACCGGCTGGGGATGGAGGATACAGGCTTCGACATCACCCCAGGGATCCACAGCCAGATGGCTGTGGGCGTCTACTCCAGTGGCCAGCCAGCCCCTCTGTATGACCTGGGTTGGTACCGCCCCTCAGGCCAGATGTTCTCCACTGCCGCTGACCTTGCCAAGCTGGCTATGATGCTGTTGGGGGCCTACCATCGCAAGCTCCTGGAGCCTGACACCCTGAAAATCATGCTGACCCCTCTGTTCCGCTGTGATAAGGACTACTTTGCAAACCGCACCGGCACACCATGGGAGGTGAATGAGCAGTTGGGCTACGAGGTGGTGCGTAAAGATGGAGACCTAGACGGCTACTCAGCCACCTTTTCACTGGTGCCCAGGCTTAAGCTGGGCCTGGTAGTGCTGATGGCTGGCACCAGACCTCAGAAGCAGGATGTGTTGGCCAAGGCTTACAGCCACATAATACCCGCTATGGAGAGGGCTTTCCGGGAGTCCAAGAAGATCCTCATCCCTCCCCCTAATCCAGACCCTTACATAGGCTTCTTCACCTACGGAAACATCACTTTCTATGAGATCAAAGCTGGGGCAGACGGAGTTCTGATCATGCAGCAGTTTGGTCCCCAGATTGAGGACCTGATCCCAGAGAGATATCGGACAATAAAGCTCAACTACCTGGTGGACAGGGTGTTTAGGGTGGTGTTTGAGAAAGAGTACCCCTGTGTTTTGCGGGTCAGCACCGCGTCTGTCTCCCTTGAGGCCCAAGACGGGCAGCTCTTTAACTTTTATGTGTTTGACAAGCGAGGTCTGTCCCCTGGCTTCGATGCACCAGGACTGAATACATACAATGTGGTCAGGATAGCCCATAGGCCGACTTTCTCGAACTAA
- the LOC139414300 gene encoding putative beta-lactamase-like 1 isoform X3, with amino-acid sequence MSNGEDRQQSAERDIFGWSSATADEGMGGNAKSERMCPRFPEPLPLEHPIPTLKEALEKVDTLLRQSVNPASLPSLSAIVIFNDTVLWTGNFGKRNGSDPLSAPPNEYTIYRIASLSKIFPTLMLYRLWEDGKIASLDDPLEKYVENFTIKNPLGKSRDSELKYVTDGLIFLDSGEVQIRSSSVTLRRMASQLSGLPRRLRATNLLWKGKTQAAVNLLQDDVLVADPGTKCHYSNLAFSLLAHVMAEKVVGMDYQRWINDNILDRLGMEDTGFDITPGIHSQMAVGVYSSGQPAPLYDLGWYRPSGQMFSTAADLAKLAMMLLGAYHRKLLEPDTLKIMLTPLFRCDKDYFANRTGTPWEVNEQLGYEVVRKDGDLDGYSATFSLVPRLKLGLVVLMAGTRPQKQDVLAKAYSHIIPAMERAFRESKKILIPPPNPDPYIGFFTYGNITFYEIKAGADGVLIMQQFGPQIEDLIPERYRTIKLNYLVDRVFRVVFEKEYPCVLRVSTASVSLEAQDGQLFNFYVFDKRGLSPGFDAPGLNTYNVVRIAHRPTFSN; translated from the exons atGAAGGCATGGGAGGCAATGCCAAATCAGAACGAATGTGCCCACGCTTCCCTGAGCCTCTCCCCCTGGAACACCCTATCCCTACCCTGAAAGAGGCACTAGAAAAG GTGGACACACTGCTGCGCCAGAGTGTCAACCCTGCCAGTCTTCCCTCTTTGTCGGCCATTGTGATTTTCAATGACACCGTTCTGTGGACTGGTAACTTTGGCAAGAGGAATGGAAGTGACCCACTCTCAGCTCCACCCAATGAATACACCATCTATAG GATTGCCAGCCTTTCAAAGATCTTCCCAACGCTGATGCTGTACAGGCTGTGGGAGGATGGGAAGATTGCCTCTCTGGATGACCCACTTGAGAAATATGTGGAGAACTTCACCATTAAAAACCCTCTGGGCAAGTCACGGGACTCTGAGCTCAAGTACGTGACAGACGGTCTGATCTTTCTGGACAGTGGAGAGGTTCAGATCCGCTCCTCCTCTGTCACCCTGCGCAGGATGGCCAGCCAGCTCTCAG GTCTACCCAGAAGACTTAGAGCCACTAACCTGCTATGGAAGGGGAAAACACAGGCTGCAGTGAATCTGCTGCAAGACGATGTCCTCGTTGCAGACCCTGGCACCAA ATGCCACTACAGTAACCTAGCCTTCTCCTTATTGGCCCACGTCATGGCTGAGAAGGTGGTGGGCATGGACTACCAGCGCTGGATCAATGATAACATCCTGGACCGGCTGGGGATGGAGGATACAGGCTTCGACATCACCCCAGGGATCCACAGCCAGATGGCTGTGGGCGTCTACTCCAGTGGCCAGCCAGCCCCTCTGTATGACCTGGGTTGGTACCGCCCCTCAGGCCAGATGTTCTCCACTGCCGCTGACCTTGCCAAGCTGGCTATGATGCTGTTGGGGGCCTACCATCGCAAGCTCCTGGAGCCTGACACCCTGAAAATCATGCTGACCCCTCTGTTCCGCTGTGATAAGGACTACTTTGCAAACCGCACCGGCACACCATGGGAGGTGAATGAGCAGTTGGGCTACGAGGTGGTGCGTAAAGATGGAGACCTAGACGGCTACTCAGCCACCTTTTCACTGGTGCCCAGGCTTAAGCTGGGCCTGGTAGTGCTGATGGCTGGCACCAGACCTCAGAAGCAGGATGTGTTGGCCAAGGCTTACAGCCACATAATACCCGCTATGGAGAGGGCTTTCCGGGAGTCCAAGAAGATCCTCATCCCTCCCCCTAATCCAGACCCTTACATAGGCTTCTTCACCTACGGAAACATCACTTTCTATGAGATCAAAGCTGGGGCAGACGGAGTTCTGATCATGCAGCAGTTTGGTCCCCAGATTGAGGACCTGATCCCAGAGAGATATCGGACAATAAAGCTCAACTACCTGGTGGACAGGGTGTTTAGGGTGGTGTTTGAGAAAGAGTACCCCTGTGTTTTGCGGGTCAGCACCGCGTCTGTCTCCCTTGAGGCCCAAGACGGGCAGCTCTTTAACTTTTATGTGTTTGACAAGCGAGGTCTGTCCCCTGGCTTCGATGCACCAGGACTGAATACATACAATGTGGTCAGGATAGCCCATAGGCCGACTTTCTCGAACTAA